A genomic window from Fibrobacterota bacterium includes:
- the hemW gene encoding radical SAM family heme chaperone HemW, giving the protein MNPSLYVHVPFCETKCAYCDFASWAGRGGEEEAWLGRIERELGLRGRDASGPLFSVFFGGGTPSALSERGLERLCRSVNDNFRLAADCEWSMEANPVSLTPAKLSLARAAGVNRVSLGVQSFEPELLKRMGRAHDADQARAALDLVAGSGLRWSADQIFALPGQTLDQFLSSLVTLLSWKPSHVSFYGLTLEPGTDFWKQHEAGKLEEADEDLYADMYLQGVALLADAGICRYEVSNFAVPGQECRHNEAYWDTRSTWLAAGNAAHGYEPYLRWRNPRGLGAWSEWVDAGCPVQGVAAEELDAEERWTEEWFLGLRQERGVDLARLRAEFSHKQIPLEAIARRIAAGQVAADADRVRLVGEGWLLLDAIAVELSG; this is encoded by the coding sequence GTGAATCCGTCCCTCTACGTCCACGTTCCCTTCTGCGAGACCAAGTGCGCGTATTGCGACTTCGCCTCGTGGGCGGGTCGCGGGGGCGAAGAGGAGGCGTGGCTGGGACGGATCGAACGAGAACTCGGGCTCCGGGGCAGAGATGCCTCGGGGCCTTTGTTTTCCGTGTTTTTCGGAGGCGGGACCCCTTCCGCCCTTTCCGAGCGCGGATTGGAGCGGTTGTGCCGTTCGGTCAATGACAATTTCCGACTTGCAGCGGATTGCGAATGGTCCATGGAGGCCAACCCCGTCTCGCTGACCCCCGCGAAGTTGAGTTTGGCCCGAGCGGCCGGAGTGAACCGGGTTTCGCTGGGCGTGCAGTCGTTCGAGCCCGAGCTATTGAAACGCATGGGACGCGCGCACGACGCCGATCAGGCGCGAGCCGCGTTGGATCTGGTGGCCGGATCCGGCCTGCGCTGGAGCGCCGACCAGATCTTCGCCCTGCCGGGTCAGACGTTGGATCAGTTTCTGTCTTCCTTGGTGACTCTTCTTTCCTGGAAGCCATCGCACGTTTCGTTCTACGGACTTACCCTGGAGCCGGGTACGGACTTCTGGAAGCAGCACGAAGCCGGCAAGCTGGAGGAAGCCGACGAGGACCTCTACGCCGACATGTACCTGCAGGGCGTGGCCTTGCTCGCGGATGCCGGAATCTGTCGGTACGAGGTTTCCAATTTCGCCGTGCCGGGCCAGGAGTGCCGCCACAACGAGGCCTACTGGGACACGCGTTCCACCTGGCTGGCCGCCGGCAACGCCGCCCATGGATACGAACCGTACCTGCGCTGGCGCAATCCGCGCGGACTGGGCGCGTGGTCGGAGTGGGTGGACGCGGGGTGCCCCGTGCAAGGGGTGGCCGCCGAAGAGCTGGATGCGGAGGAGCGCTGGACGGAAGAGTGGTTTTTGGGATTGCGTCAGGAGCGCGGGGTGGATTTGGCGAGATTGCGCGCGGAGTTCTCCCACAAACAGATCCCGCTCGAGGCCATCGCGCGACGGATCGCCGCCGGGCAGGTGGCTGCCGATGCGGATCGTGTCCGGCTGGTGGGCGAGGGTTGGCTCTTGCTGGACGCCATCGCGGTGGAGTTGTCGGGGTAG
- the ftsZ gene encoding cell division protein FtsZ: MNFALESTSESSPARIKVVGVGGAGGNAVNRMIEAGLRGVEFISINTDLQVLERNLAEVKIQIGSATTRGLGAGANPDRGRQSIEESQEIVAEKLKGADMVFITAGMGGGTGTGAAPVVAEIARELGILTVAVVTRPFDWEGMVRKRNARDGLAALRACVDTMIVIPNQKLLSVASKTMTMREAFRTADEVLHNAARGISEMILRPGEMNVDFADVSAIMRESGQALMGSGCATGEGRARIAAEQALHCPLLDAVDIRGARGMLVNITGGQILAFEINEVMEYFRAAVGDEADENIIFGFGEDDTSDEFRVTLIATGFDPDMQNLPQTNGMPAYAQPQAPQPQSWRQAPPPQPTYQAPPPVQAPAAQSGTSSWNAWQQPAPAEGTRAGTGSIAARGAQRPSGQMPVAPQQPTTTRGLRRDPSGSQVAVAPLSSRPRGIFVPDLEDDMDDDIEKPAYLRQRG; this comes from the coding sequence ATGAACTTCGCTCTCGAAAGCACCAGCGAGTCGAGCCCCGCGCGAATCAAGGTTGTCGGTGTCGGCGGCGCCGGCGGGAATGCGGTCAACCGCATGATCGAAGCGGGACTCCGCGGTGTGGAGTTCATCTCGATCAACACCGATCTCCAGGTCCTGGAACGCAACCTCGCCGAGGTGAAGATCCAGATCGGATCGGCCACCACGCGCGGCTTGGGCGCGGGCGCCAATCCCGATCGTGGACGCCAGTCCATCGAGGAGAGCCAGGAGATCGTGGCCGAAAAGCTCAAGGGTGCCGACATGGTGTTCATCACCGCGGGCATGGGCGGCGGCACCGGTACCGGCGCGGCTCCCGTGGTGGCCGAGATCGCCCGCGAGCTGGGCATCCTGACCGTGGCCGTGGTCACGCGTCCGTTCGACTGGGAAGGCATGGTCAGAAAGCGCAACGCCCGCGACGGCTTGGCCGCGCTGCGCGCTTGCGTGGACACCATGATCGTGATCCCCAACCAGAAGCTCCTGTCCGTGGCCTCCAAGACCATGACCATGCGCGAAGCCTTCCGCACCGCCGACGAGGTATTGCACAACGCCGCCCGCGGGATCTCCGAGATGATCCTGCGCCCGGGCGAGATGAACGTGGACTTCGCGGACGTGTCGGCCATCATGCGCGAATCCGGCCAGGCCCTCATGGGTTCCGGCTGCGCCACCGGCGAAGGCCGTGCGCGCATCGCCGCCGAGCAGGCCCTGCACTGCCCGCTTCTTGACGCGGTGGACATCCGCGGCGCCCGCGGCATGCTGGTGAACATCACTGGCGGACAGATTCTGGCGTTCGAGATCAACGAGGTGATGGAATACTTCCGCGCCGCCGTGGGAGACGAAGCCGACGAAAACATCATCTTCGGTTTCGGCGAAGACGACACCTCCGACGAATTCCGCGTGACGCTGATCGCCACCGGCTTCGATCCGGACATGCAGAATCTGCCGCAGACCAACGGGATGCCCGCCTACGCGCAGCCCCAGGCTCCGCAGCCGCAGAGCTGGCGCCAGGCCCCGCCGCCGCAGCCCACCTACCAGGCTCCTCCTCCTGTGCAGGCACCCGCGGCCCAGAGCGGCACCTCCAGCTGGAACGCTTGGCAGCAGCCGGCACCGGCGGAAGGAACGCGCGCGGGAACGGGTTCGATCGCCGCTCGCGGCGCCCAGCGCCCGTCGGGACAGATGCCCGTCGCCCCGCAACAACCCACGACCACACGGGGACTGCGTCGCGATCCTTCCGGTAGCCAGGTGGCCGTGGCACCCTTGAGCAGCCGTCCGCGCGGAATCTTCGTGCCGGATCTGGAAGACGACATGGACGACGACATCGAGAAGCCCGCCTACCTGCGCCAGCGCGGCTGA
- the ftsA gene encoding cell division protein FtsA: MKAREQGRIVTGLDIGTTKVCAIIGEIGPDGRIDIIGVGTENCTGLRRGVVMNIQKTIESIRKAVEEAELMSGVDVQEVFVGIAGAHIQAKNSRGVIAVSRKGGIIHQEDVDRVVEAAQAVPLTPGRKVLHVVPQTFVVDDQPGILDPVGMTGVRLEGEVHIVTGDVAKVQSLLQAVEGAGLRVADIVLEPLASSVAVLDEDEKEMGVAMVDIGGGTTDLAIFSGSCIRHTSSIPIGGDLVTTDVAYGIKVPKGRAEEIKKKYGSAMQAMVPREECFVVPGVGAFDQRELTRLELAAIIEPRMVEIYRGVAAELRSLGGQVSLGAGLVLTGGGSLLHGSAELASHVIGLPVRLGTPRGFGGLIDSASTPKHATGVGLVLYGRGDAATGPVQGTGSQGGDTLKDIFQRMTRWVSRYF, encoded by the coding sequence ATGAAAGCCCGCGAACAGGGAAGAATCGTCACCGGGCTGGACATCGGAACCACCAAGGTGTGCGCCATCATCGGCGAAATCGGTCCCGACGGCCGCATCGACATCATCGGAGTGGGGACGGAAAACTGCACCGGCCTGCGCCGTGGCGTGGTGATGAACATCCAGAAGACCATCGAGAGCATCCGCAAGGCGGTGGAAGAAGCCGAACTCATGAGCGGCGTGGACGTCCAGGAAGTGTTCGTGGGCATCGCCGGCGCGCACATCCAGGCCAAGAACAGCCGCGGCGTGATCGCCGTCAGCCGCAAGGGCGGCATCATCCACCAGGAAGACGTGGACCGAGTGGTGGAAGCCGCACAGGCGGTTCCGCTCACCCCGGGCCGCAAGGTGCTCCACGTGGTTCCGCAGACGTTCGTGGTCGACGACCAGCCCGGGATCCTGGATCCGGTGGGCATGACCGGCGTGCGACTGGAAGGCGAAGTCCACATCGTGACAGGAGATGTCGCCAAGGTCCAGAGCCTGCTGCAGGCCGTGGAAGGCGCGGGCTTGCGCGTCGCGGACATCGTCCTGGAGCCGTTGGCGTCCTCCGTGGCCGTCCTGGACGAAGACGAAAAGGAAATGGGCGTCGCCATGGTGGACATCGGCGGCGGCACGACGGATCTTGCCATCTTCAGCGGATCGTGCATCCGCCACACCAGTTCCATCCCCATCGGCGGAGACCTGGTGACCACCGACGTCGCCTACGGGATCAAGGTCCCCAAGGGGCGCGCCGAAGAGATCAAGAAGAAGTACGGTTCGGCGATGCAGGCCATGGTTCCGCGCGAGGAATGCTTCGTGGTGCCCGGTGTGGGCGCGTTCGACCAGCGCGAACTGACCCGCCTGGAATTGGCGGCGATCATCGAACCGCGCATGGTCGAGATCTACCGCGGAGTGGCCGCGGAACTGCGCTCGCTGGGCGGACAGGTTTCGCTCGGGGCGGGCCTGGTCCTGACCGGGGGCGGCTCGCTGCTGCACGGCTCGGCGGAACTGGCCAGCCACGTGATCGGGTTGCCCGTGCGATTGGGCACTCCGCGCGGATTCGGAGGATTGATCGATTCCGCTTCCACGCCCAAGCATGCCACCGGAGTGGGCCTCGTGCTCTACGGTCGCGGGGACGCGGCGACAGGTCCTGTCCAAGGGACCGGATCCCAGGGCGGCGACACGCTCAAGGACATCTTCCAACGGATGACCCGCTGGGTCTCCCGCTACTTCTGA
- a CDS encoding FtsQ-type POTRA domain-containing protein encodes MSGPTLLRNAPSGTIRSRRQGTNARLSEVTRMAARTEKRERMVAQARSASPMVLLAMVAIGLLVGAGIWIWKTAQDPRWTGLQTIRVQSDGRVGALEAARATGLVAGRNLFSLDLDAARKRLQSHPWIAQAEVSRDWLHGVRIRLRERTPVARLPDGNWIARDGVVLDPRGNASLSLLSSPIAGRTKADTLAFKNALLALEGMKASGRTDLEVKVLRGGSLEVRLGAQEPIALVSVDGWKTGLSRWSVLRAELGERWRTFSEIDLRHGSCAALRRAQGGT; translated from the coding sequence ATGAGCGGCCCCACCCTCCTCCGCAACGCCCCCTCGGGCACTATCCGTTCGCGGCGCCAAGGCACGAATGCGCGCCTGAGCGAAGTCACGCGCATGGCGGCCCGCACGGAAAAGCGCGAACGCATGGTCGCCCAGGCCCGCAGCGCGAGCCCCATGGTGCTTCTGGCGATGGTGGCGATCGGGTTGCTTGTCGGTGCCGGAATCTGGATCTGGAAGACCGCACAGGATCCGCGCTGGACGGGATTGCAGACCATCCGCGTGCAGTCCGACGGTCGCGTGGGAGCTTTGGAAGCCGCCCGGGCGACAGGACTTGTTGCGGGCAGGAACCTGTTCTCCCTGGATCTCGACGCGGCTCGCAAGCGCCTGCAATCCCATCCCTGGATCGCCCAGGCCGAGGTGTCGCGCGATTGGCTCCACGGCGTGCGCATCCGTCTGCGCGAGCGGACGCCGGTGGCGCGATTGCCTGACGGAAATTGGATCGCACGCGACGGCGTGGTGCTCGACCCCCGGGGGAACGCGTCGCTTTCCTTGCTTTCCAGCCCGATCGCGGGCAGGACCAAGGCCGACACACTCGCCTTCAAGAACGCCTTGTTGGCGTTGGAAGGGATGAAGGCTTCGGGTCGCACCGACCTCGAAGTCAAGGTCCTCCGGGGCGGAAGCCTCGAGGTCCGCCTGGGAGCCCAGGAGCCGATCGCCCTGGTCAGCGTGGATGGCTGGAAGACCGGGCTCTCGAGATGGAGCGTGCTTCGTGCCGAACTCGGCGAGCGCTGGCGGACGTTTTCGGAGATCGACCTTCGACACGGATCATGTGCGGCCTTGCGCCGCGCCCAAGGAGGTACCTGA
- the murC gene encoding UDP-N-acetylmuramate--L-alanine ligase, translated as MIPLHRFKKLHFTGIGGAGMAPLAAWHAARGFVVSGTDREESSNLAWLRELGVDARAGHDPSLVTAADLVIRTSAVPLDHPEIAAALQAGIPVVRRAEALGEVTRSSRSLCLSGTHGKTTTTLMLGRILREAGLAPCVLPGGVPTDPLDAIVPGAAGPLVVETDEFDRTFLQFHPDVAVVTNLEEDHLDCYADLADLDRTFRQFLSKLPFHGVALLCHDDAGSRGLAQGLAAEVLSYGFSEGARLRGTDIGADSFDVHLDGRFLTHVKLGIAGRHNRLNALAALGVAVGEGVDPDVAARALAGFRGARRRLDFVGLRGGCPVVEDYAHHPTELSATLQALRESQGDRRIAIVFQPHLYSRTAHFASAFADALAAADRAFVAPVYPARETPDQGMPSSAIVDRAPSGARLELVSGCIEASQKMSDLSLQGDWVLVFAGAGDVGSWARDFARQAP; from the coding sequence ATGATCCCCCTCCATCGCTTCAAGAAGCTCCACTTCACGGGCATCGGCGGAGCCGGCATGGCTCCCCTGGCCGCTTGGCACGCCGCGCGAGGATTTGTCGTCAGCGGCACCGACCGTGAGGAATCCTCCAATCTTGCGTGGCTTCGCGAGCTGGGAGTGGATGCCCGCGCAGGACACGATCCGTCGTTGGTCACGGCCGCCGATCTGGTGATCCGCACCAGCGCCGTGCCTTTGGATCATCCGGAAATCGCCGCCGCCTTGCAGGCGGGGATTCCCGTGGTGCGCCGTGCCGAAGCCTTGGGCGAGGTGACCCGCTCCTCCCGTTCGTTGTGCCTTTCCGGCACGCACGGGAAGACCACCACCACCCTCATGTTGGGACGGATCCTCCGCGAAGCCGGATTGGCGCCCTGCGTGCTCCCCGGTGGCGTGCCCACGGATCCCCTGGACGCGATCGTGCCCGGAGCCGCGGGTCCTCTGGTGGTGGAAACAGACGAGTTCGACCGGACCTTCCTCCAGTTCCATCCGGATGTCGCGGTCGTCACGAATCTCGAAGAGGACCATCTCGACTGCTACGCGGATCTGGCCGACCTGGATCGCACGTTCCGTCAATTTCTGTCCAAGCTTCCGTTCCACGGAGTGGCCCTCCTGTGCCACGACGATGCCGGATCGCGGGGCTTGGCCCAAGGGCTTGCCGCCGAGGTGCTCTCGTACGGATTTTCCGAAGGAGCCCGTTTGCGCGGGACCGACATCGGCGCGGATTCCTTCGACGTCCATCTGGATGGACGGTTCCTGACCCATGTGAAGCTCGGAATCGCCGGAAGGCACAATCGCCTGAACGCCCTGGCGGCGTTGGGTGTGGCCGTGGGCGAAGGCGTGGATCCCGACGTGGCCGCGCGGGCCTTGGCGGGCTTCCGGGGTGCTCGGCGCCGACTGGATTTCGTGGGGCTTCGCGGGGGATGCCCCGTGGTGGAAGACTACGCGCACCACCCGACGGAACTTTCCGCCACCTTGCAAGCCTTGCGGGAAAGCCAGGGGGATCGCCGGATCGCCATCGTGTTCCAGCCACACCTGTACTCGCGCACCGCCCACTTCGCCTCGGCGTTCGCCGACGCGTTGGCCGCGGCCGATCGCGCCTTCGTCGCGCCGGTGTATCCGGCCCGCGAGACCCCGGACCAGGGCATGCCTTCCTCGGCCATCGTCGATCGCGCGCCTTCCGGCGCTCGGTTGGAGCTCGTGTCGGGGTGCATCGAGGCGTCGCAGAAAATGTCGGATCTTTCCCTCCAGGGCGATTGGGTCCTGGTGTTCGCCGGAGCCGGAGACGTGGGCTCGTGGGCTCGGGATTTCGCGAGGCAGGCTCCATGA
- the murG gene encoding undecaprenyldiphospho-muramoylpentapeptide beta-N-acetylglucosaminyltransferase, whose product MGLKVALACGGTGGHVFPALAVGKVLREEHGAELVVVGRPGSSEENWARQAGFEFRGVKAVPLHRSKIWRNLALPFVASQAVSQARQVLASEGVQVVFATGGYVCLPAGIAAKRLGVPLVVHEANSHPGVANRILARMATRVFAGSPAGAARLPRGEVVGNPVRPLDGRTRQDLRQALGLSPEDRFLVVIGGSQGARGVNRMLAEEAARLVAKGWKILWQTGAAGLEDARKVAASLEGVRAEAFVPDVYGAFGAADLALTRSGGSTLGELALHGLPSVLVPFPSATGNHQEINAREYESAGAAVVVLESQWQPGRASDALDGLWQRREEAARAMLSFGRPRCAHDLAQAVVDAAKSPGRSA is encoded by the coding sequence ATGGGATTGAAGGTGGCTTTGGCTTGCGGTGGCACCGGTGGACACGTGTTCCCCGCCCTGGCGGTGGGGAAGGTGCTGCGCGAGGAGCATGGTGCCGAACTCGTGGTGGTCGGGCGTCCTGGCAGTTCCGAAGAAAACTGGGCCCGCCAGGCCGGTTTCGAGTTTCGCGGCGTGAAAGCCGTGCCGTTGCACCGCTCCAAGATCTGGAGGAACCTGGCCCTGCCTTTCGTGGCCTCCCAGGCCGTTTCCCAAGCACGTCAGGTTCTGGCATCGGAAGGCGTCCAAGTGGTGTTCGCCACCGGAGGCTACGTCTGTCTGCCTGCCGGGATCGCCGCCAAGCGCTTGGGCGTCCCGTTGGTGGTCCACGAGGCCAACAGCCATCCCGGTGTGGCCAACCGCATCCTGGCCCGCATGGCCACTCGGGTTTTCGCCGGCTCTCCCGCCGGGGCTGCGCGGTTGCCGCGCGGCGAAGTGGTGGGAAATCCCGTGCGTCCGTTGGATGGCCGCACTCGACAAGACTTGCGCCAAGCCCTGGGCCTCTCGCCCGAGGATCGGTTCCTGGTGGTGATCGGCGGGTCCCAAGGGGCTCGCGGAGTCAATCGCATGTTGGCGGAAGAAGCGGCTCGGCTGGTCGCCAAGGGTTGGAAGATCCTCTGGCAGACAGGAGCGGCGGGGCTCGAGGATGCGCGCAAGGTCGCCGCCTCCCTCGAGGGCGTGCGCGCGGAAGCCTTCGTGCCGGATGTGTACGGTGCCTTCGGTGCGGCGGATCTCGCCTTGACCCGTTCGGGTGGTTCCACTCTCGGCGAACTCGCTCTCCACGGATTGCCTTCGGTGCTGGTTCCCTTCCCGTCGGCGACCGGAAACCACCAGGAAATCAACGCCCGCGAATACGAATCCGCCGGGGCGGCGGTCGTGGTGCTGGAATCCCAGTGGCAGCCGGGCCGGGCATCCGATGCGTTGGACGGTTTGTGGCAGCGTCGCGAAGAGGCTGCCAGGGCCATGCTTTCCTTTGGCCGGCCACGCTGCGCCCATGATCTGGCCCAGGCCGTGGTCGATGCGGCGAAGTCTCCGGGGAGGTCGGCATGA
- a CDS encoding cell division protein FtsW, with amino-acid sequence MKPASSDQPDWILLGAALCLVAIGTAMIYSASSGYGVIRWSWAEDRVLREHLLRVGVGLVFFLVAYLIRPSWLGTLSRLGYWLAIGALAFTVASRSVGAINGAKRWISIAMFSLQPSEFAKLALIAHLAWVASRRDARIDDWSGLAPALWKTALMCGLVLLQPNFSTATALAVISFAILVTAGMKLKHVAILGGSVFAGLAGIMVLQPYRMLRIQAFFHPEENALGSALQSLQALIALGNGGLTGVGLGRGTAKLLHLPEPYTDTIFAVLGEELGMIGTLVIIGLFMLLVWRGLRIALLSRNPQYRLLAIGITTALGLYAALHAMVCTRLIPTTGLPMPFVSYGGSNLSFSMLGLGLLLNLSRRMNETEPEPVFVNPFARSVRAPSTTTQRRAAWD; translated from the coding sequence ATGAAGCCCGCTTCCTCCGATCAGCCGGACTGGATCCTCCTGGGTGCGGCGCTGTGCTTGGTGGCCATCGGGACCGCCATGATCTACAGCGCCTCGTCCGGTTACGGGGTGATCCGTTGGAGCTGGGCGGAGGACCGCGTCCTGCGCGAGCATCTGCTGCGCGTGGGAGTGGGGTTGGTGTTCTTCCTGGTTGCCTACCTGATCCGACCCTCCTGGTTGGGAACGCTTTCCCGGCTGGGCTACTGGTTGGCGATCGGAGCGCTCGCCTTCACCGTCGCATCGAGATCGGTGGGAGCCATCAACGGCGCCAAGCGATGGATCAGCATCGCGATGTTTTCGTTGCAGCCGTCGGAATTCGCCAAGCTCGCCCTGATCGCGCACCTGGCCTGGGTGGCCTCGCGACGCGACGCCAGGATCGACGATTGGTCGGGATTGGCGCCGGCGTTGTGGAAAACCGCCCTCATGTGCGGTTTGGTGCTTTTGCAGCCGAACTTCTCCACCGCCACCGCCCTGGCCGTGATCTCGTTTGCGATCCTGGTCACCGCCGGAATGAAGCTGAAGCATGTCGCGATCCTTGGCGGATCGGTCTTCGCGGGCTTGGCGGGGATCATGGTGTTGCAGCCCTACCGCATGCTGCGCATCCAGGCGTTCTTCCATCCGGAAGAAAACGCGCTGGGCTCCGCGCTCCAATCTCTGCAGGCCTTGATCGCCCTGGGCAACGGCGGGCTCACGGGAGTCGGACTTGGCCGAGGAACCGCCAAGCTGCTCCACCTGCCCGAGCCCTACACCGACACCATCTTCGCGGTGCTCGGCGAAGAGCTGGGGATGATCGGAACGTTGGTGATCATCGGTCTTTTCATGCTTTTGGTCTGGCGCGGGCTGCGCATCGCCTTGTTGTCGCGCAACCCCCAGTATCGCCTGCTGGCGATCGGGATCACCACGGCTCTCGGGTTGTACGCGGCCCTGCACGCGATGGTCTGCACGAGATTGATCCCCACCACGGGCCTGCCCATGCCGTTTGTCAGCTACGGCGGATCCAATCTTTCCTTTTCCATGCTTGGGCTGGGACTTTTGCTGAACCTGTCGCGGCGTATGAACGAGACGGAACCCGAACCGGTTTTTGTCAATCCGTTCGCCCGTTCCGTCCGGGCCCCATCCACCACCACCCAGCGGAGGGCCGCATGGGATTGA
- a CDS encoding UDP-N-acetylmuramoyl-tripeptide--D-alanyl-D-alanine ligase, translating into MPQLNWSELVEWLETEPSGKPMPRKDRKIRVSTDSRAIAKGEVFWVLKGDRFDGHAFVPQALDRGGIAAVVERKWFEQGYREVGVYLPVEDVHEAFLRVAGRHAQRFRIPRVAIAGSNGKTTTKEMVAAVLGAKGPVLKTEGNLNNHIGVPTTLLRIADNHRTAVVELGTSSPGELAGLSKALAPSIAVLTNIGHEHMEFFRTLEAVREEELTVVAGLRQGGTLILNADDPMLQKVRTNARFRTVGFGLRRGQVRPAGLEFDEDGCGSFSIGRTRFRLRVPGVHNVMNALAAIAVGLELRIPKGEMRDALEGFRAVAGRMNVLDAGSIRVIDDCYNANPPSVRSALSILANMACKGRRIAVLGDMLELGEASVEMHQGIGCCAAEMALDQLWCVGERARDIARSARSSGMAARRIRHFADKAELESQLLSEIREGDVVLVKASHGLRLDTLVKSLVSIENVPMPGETA; encoded by the coding sequence ATGCCGCAATTGAATTGGTCGGAATTGGTGGAGTGGTTGGAAACGGAGCCTTCGGGCAAGCCGATGCCGCGCAAGGATCGCAAGATCCGCGTGAGCACCGACTCGCGGGCCATCGCCAAGGGCGAAGTGTTCTGGGTGCTCAAAGGGGATCGGTTCGACGGGCACGCCTTCGTGCCCCAGGCTTTGGACAGAGGGGGGATCGCCGCCGTGGTGGAACGCAAGTGGTTCGAACAAGGGTACCGTGAAGTCGGCGTCTATCTCCCCGTGGAGGATGTCCACGAGGCGTTTTTGCGCGTGGCCGGTCGGCATGCGCAGCGCTTTCGCATCCCTCGCGTGGCGATCGCCGGATCCAACGGGAAGACCACCACCAAGGAAATGGTGGCGGCGGTGCTCGGCGCCAAGGGGCCGGTCCTGAAGACCGAAGGGAACCTGAACAACCACATCGGGGTGCCCACCACCTTGCTGCGCATCGCCGACAACCATCGCACGGCGGTGGTGGAACTGGGGACCTCGAGCCCCGGCGAGCTGGCCGGATTGTCCAAGGCGCTCGCGCCTTCGATCGCCGTCCTGACAAATATCGGACACGAACACATGGAGTTCTTCCGCACGTTGGAAGCCGTGCGCGAGGAGGAATTGACCGTGGTGGCGGGGCTTCGCCAAGGCGGAACCCTGATCCTGAACGCCGACGATCCGATGTTGCAGAAGGTGCGGACCAACGCGCGTTTTCGCACGGTCGGATTCGGACTGCGGCGCGGACAGGTCCGTCCTGCCGGATTGGAATTCGACGAGGACGGCTGCGGAAGCTTTTCGATCGGCCGCACGCGCTTTCGCCTGCGGGTTCCGGGTGTGCACAACGTGATGAACGCTCTGGCCGCCATCGCGGTGGGCCTGGAGCTTCGCATCCCCAAAGGGGAGATGCGCGACGCGCTCGAGGGATTCCGCGCGGTGGCCGGACGGATGAACGTCCTGGATGCGGGATCCATCCGCGTGATCGACGATTGCTACAACGCCAACCCGCCGTCGGTGCGGTCGGCCCTTTCCATCCTGGCCAACATGGCCTGCAAAGGACGCCGCATCGCCGTGCTCGGCGACATGCTGGAGCTGGGCGAGGCCTCGGTGGAAATGCACCAGGGAATCGGATGCTGCGCGGCGGAAATGGCGCTGGACCAGCTCTGGTGCGTGGGCGAGCGAGCCCGCGACATCGCCCGCTCGGCAAGGTCCTCCGGAATGGCCGCGCGTCGCATCCGCCATTTCGCCGACAAGGCCGAACTGGAGAGTCAACTTCTGTCCGAAATCCGCGAGGGGGATGTCGTCCTGGTCAAGGCCTCGCACGGACTGCGACTGGACACCCTGGTGAAGAGTCTCGTTTCGATCGAAAACGTTCCCATGCCTGGAGAGACCGCATGA